GATCAGCCAGGAGGCGAAGAAGAAGCCCCAGACGAATACGGCGATTCCGACGCCGACGATGGAGCCGGACAGCACGATGGTCGCTCCGACGGCCACCGCGATCACGGCGGGACCGAGCACGGCGAAGAGTCGGAACGAGCGGTCGATGATCACGCCGATGGTTATGGTGCCGATCAGCCCGCCGACACCGAAGAGTGCGAGCAGCACCACGATCGTGCTCGCGTCGACGTCCGGCATCCGCTCCAGCGCGAGTCGGATGTACGTGTAGGCGAGGAAGTGCCCGAGCACCACCAGGACGTGCCCCGAGAGTCCGAGACCGACACCGGGGCGACGGATCGTGTCGATGAGAAGTCTGAAACTGGAGACCTGCGCGGCGGGGACCTGCGGGAGCAGAGCGCGCAGGGCGATCGCGAGGAGCCCGGTGGCGATGCCGGCGAGCGCGAACACGCCGCGCCAGTCCATGATCTCGCTCAGCAGAACACCGACCGGAACTCCCGCGACGGTGGCCAACGATGTGCCGGCCGAGGTGAACATGACGGCACGACCGATGCGCTCCGGTCCAGCGATCCGCATGGCGACCGTGATCGACATCGCCCAGAACGTGCTCAGCGCCGCACCGAGCAGGAAACGGGCGAGGAGGATGATGATCAGGTTCGGCGAGATCGCGACCACGAGATTCGACACCGCAGCGGCGAGCGCCATCCACACCAGCAGAGTGCGGCGATCGAGGTGCGGGAACACCATCCCCACAGTCGGCGCGACGATGAAACCGACGAGCGCGGTGACCGTCACCGTCTGCCCAGCCTGGCCCGGTGTGATGCCGAGGCCGTCTGCCATCTCCGTGAGGATGCCGTTGGGGAGGAATTCGGCTGTGACGAGCAGGAAGCTCAGCAGCATCATGACGATCAGTGCGCCGTACCGGATGCGGTCGCCGTGCGTCTCTGATGCAAGAGGTGTGGAGGCAGTCGTGGTCATGTTCCAAGACTCGCAGCATCGGCCGACCGGCGCCCGACCGTGCGTCCGCAGCATCCGATCATTCGTCCGCTGGCTTGGCGTCATGGATTCGCAGCACGGAATGAACGAATCACGTGACATCAGCGCACCCTCGCGGTAATGTCTGAGGGCACCGGGGTCGCCCCGGGAAGAACCGAGCGGAAGGAGCCGGAGATGTCCACTGTCTTCGTCGTGCCTCTCGCCGACATCCTTCCCCTCGAGGCCGCTCGCTCCTGATCCGCGCGTGGTCTCCCTTCCGGAGCAACCACCGTGAATGATCCTTTCGCGTCGTTCGACGCATCCCTCTCCTTCGACGAACTCCCCTATACCGAACTCTCCTTCGCCGACGTCGAACCCGGCGACGGCCAGCGCTGGTCGACGTGGCCGGCCATCACCCCTTCCGAACGCGGTCCCGAGCCGTGGCCCGCATGGGTCGTGACCTCGGCTGGCGCGCTCGACACCGAACTCGGCATCCTCAAGACCGGCAAAGAGGCCGACGTGTTCCTGATCGAGCGCGCTGTGCCGGATGATCCGGCGCAGCGCACGCTGCTGGCGGCGAAGCGCTACCGGAGCGAGGAGCACCGCAGCTTCCACCGATCGACGGCGTACACCGAGGGTCGTCGGGTGCAGAACTCTCGTGACGCGCGTGCCCTCGCGAAGAAGTCCACCTTCGGGCGGGAGGTCGCCGCGGCCGAATGGTCGTTCGCCGAGTTCAATGCGCTGAGCCGGATGTGGGAGCTCGGCGCTCCTGTGCCCTACCCCGTGCAGGTCAGCGGCACGGAGGTGCTGATGGAATTCATCGGAACGGAGGCCACAGCAGCGCCCCGACTCGCACAGGAGCGCGGCGACCGTCGGGCTCTCGCCGACTACTACGCCCAGATCGTCGACATCATGCGCATCTTCGCGGCAGCAGGGTTCGCCCACGGCGACCTCTCCCCGTACAACCTCCTCGTTCACGAGGGGCGGGTGCGCGTGATCGACCTGCCGCAGATCGTCGACATCATCGCGAACCCGCAGGGCCTCGACCTGCTGCATCGGGACTGCGTGAACGTCTGCGACTGGTTCACGAGGCACCGGGTGGCGTGTGATGCGGAGGGGCTGTTCGCCGAACTGGTGGCGTCGTCGTACGCGTGAGCGGCGGTGCCGCTTCGAGAACTTCGACGCGGCGCGCCGCTACCTCTCGTTCACCGGATCCCGCCAGACTTCGACCATGAGCGCTTCCACACCGAAGGCCGAAGACATCGAACGCCCCGCCCGCAGTCGCGGTGTTCTCGCCTGGGCGCTGTGGGACTGGGGATCCGCCGCATTCAACGCGGTCGTCACGACCTTCGTGTTCAGCACGTTCCTGGCGAGCCAGTTGTTCGTCGATCCCGAGATCGTGGCGGCTGCTGCTGGAGATGCGAAAGACCCGACACTCGTGGCTGCGCTCGCGGGGAACGCCAGCCTGGTCGGCTGGGCACTCGCGATCGCCGGGGTCCTCATCGCCGTGCTCGCCCCGGTCCTGGGCCAGCGTTCCGACGGAACCGGACGCCGCAAGCTCTGGCTCGGCATCAACACGGGCATCGTTGTACTCGCCATGGCAGCGATGGTCTTCGTCGTCGGCGCTCCCGAATACCTCATCCTCGGCGCGACCCTGCTCGCCGTCGGCAACATATTCTTCGAGTTCGCGGGAGTCAACTACAACGCCATGCTCGTGCAGGTCTCCACGAAGGAGAACATGGGCCGGGTCTCCGGTTTCGGCTGGGGCATGGGATACGTCGGCGGCATCGTGCTGCTGGTCATTCTGCTCGTCGGCTTCATCGGTCTGGTCTCGAGCCCGGGCCCGCTCGGGATCACGACGGACGGTGGCCTTCACATCCGTCTCGCGGTACTCGCCTCCGCCGTCTGGTTCGGCGTCTTCGCCATTCCGGTGCTGCTGCGCGTACCGGAGATCCCTGCCCGTGAGCGACAGAATCGAGTGGGGTTCTTCCGCTCGTACGCAATCCTCGGTGGCACGATCGCGAAGCTGTGGCGAGGGAATCGGCAGGTGCTCATGTTCCTGCTCGCGAGCGCAGTCTTCCGCGACGGACTTGCCGGTGTCTTCACCTTCGGCGCGATCATCGCCGCACAGGTCTTCGGTTTCTCCAGCTCGCAGGTGCTCTACTTCGCCGTCGCCGCCAACGTGGTCGCGGGTATCAGCACGATCATCGCCGGCCGCCTCGACGATGCGTTCGGTCCTAAGCGAGTGATCATGACCTCCCTCATCGGACTCGTCGTCGCCGGCACCGCCGTGCTGTTCATCGGCGACGCGCAGGTGGGCTTCTGGATCGCCGGACTCATCCTGTGCATGTTCGTCGGACCCGTGCAGTCCGCGAGCCGGTCGATGCTCGCGCGCATCACTCCGGAAGGACGTGAGGGCGAGATCTTCGGACTGTACGCGACCACGGGCCGCGCTGTGTCATTCCTCGCCCCGACCCTGTTCGCCCTGTTCGTCGGCCTCAGCGGTGACACCCGCCTCGGCATACTCGGCATCGTGCTCGTCCTGCTCGTCGGACTGGTGCTGATGATCCCGGTCAAGGCGAAGCAAGCCGTCATCGAATAGGGACCGCACTTCCGATTCAACTCCCCCAGTTGTCGGCGAGCTTGCTCAGCAGCCTGGCGAGCTCGCGGCTCTCCTCTTCGGTGAACGACTCGAGAGCCTTCGTCAGCACCTCGCGCCGCTCGCCGCGCATGCCGCGAGCGATCTTCCGACCGGCGTCCGTGAGGGCGATGCGCGTGCGCCGTGCGTCGTCGGGGTCGGCCTCCCGCTGCACGAGTCCGCGTTGAACGCCCTGCTGCACGAGTCGTGAGGCGCGCGGCTGATCGACGCCGACGGCCTCGCCGAGTGCGCTGACGCTCAGCGGTTCGGATGCTGTGGCCAGGGCCTCCAGCATCCGCATCCACGCCGGTCCTCCCAGGCGCCCGCCAGGTCCGCCGGCCCACGGCGGAGGCACGATCCCGCGGCGGCCGAGCGGCGGGTGTTCGCCGAGCCCATGGCCATGCCCGTGGTGGTCCCCCGTGAAATCGCCGCGCATCCCATGCGGGCCGCCGCGCCCTGGGCCGTGCGGTCGCCGTCCGCGCAGGCGCGACAGAGCTTGCGCGATGATCTCGGCCGGATCGGGATTGTCAGTGCTCACGCATCTGATTTTACATGCGACTTGACATGTATTCGAATTGCATGTCAAACTACATATACATGCACAGTTACAAGCAAAGGATTCATCCCATGAACACCATCAACACCGATGAGACATCCCGCCCATTCGGATTCTGGCTCAAGGCCGTCGACCGCCTCATGGCGGTGGAGTTCGCCAACGCTTTCGAGTCCGAGGGCATCACGCGCCGCGAATGGCGCCTCTTGAACGTCATCGACGGCACGATGCCGGCCGGCCGGCCGAAGAGCGATCGTCCGCTGCCCGCACATAAGCTGACGCGGCTGATCGAGCTCGGCTGGGTGACGGATGCCGAAGGCACCTGGACCCTGACCGACGAAGGCCGCACAGCCAAGGAGCGCCTCGGCAGCATCGTCGACGGCATCCGCGCGAAGGTCACCGACGCCGTTCCCGCCGACGACCTCGCCACCACCACGGTCACGCTCGAGCAGCTTGCCCGCGCGTTCGGCTGGGACGAGGAGACGCCGCTCCCACGCGGACGCGGACGCCGCGGCTTCGGCCCATTCGGTTTCGGCGGACCCCGCGAGTTCGGACCGGACGGCTTCGGGCCGGACGGCTTCGGGCCGGACGGCTTCGGACCGCACGGCTTCGGACCGCACGGCTTCGGCCCTCGCCGATTCGGACCCCACGGGTTCGACACGCACGGCTTCCGTCAGCGGCATTTCGACCACGAGGGCCACGGCGCTCCCGAGCGCGACCGGCACGAGCACAGCCAGCACGGCGAACATCCGTTCAGCCACGACGCCGACCGCGGACACCGCGGCGGCCGCCAAGTCCACGAGGGTCACGGGCACCGAGGCCACGGCCGCGGTCGTGCGCACTTCGCACACTTCGTGCAGGGCTCCTACGAGCGCGGCTTCGACGCCGGATTCACCCGCGGCCGCGATGCGCAGTGAACTCTGAGCATGAAAGAAGAATAACGCGGGTTGTGAGCAATCTTCACCCGCCCTTTTCTTCTTTCACCCGGCCTGCACTCCCCAGTTTCACCGATGGCGGATGCTTCGGCATCCGCCATCGTCATTTCTCGAGTGCGACGACCAGATCTCTCGCGGCGCCGGCAGCGATGAGTCGTTCCGTCATCGCTGCTGCTGCCAGCACGTACGGACGGTCGTCATCCATGAGCAGCGAGCGCGAGTTGGACTCCTCGTACAGAGCGATCAGATGGAACGCGAGCACCTCTGCACCCACCTCATCGATCGCCAGCTCGCCGGCATCGGCGGCGAAACGGACCTGCGCCTCGATGTAGTTGTACCAGTCGGTTGACGCGGCACGCACAGCGTCGCTCACCGCTCCCGGCTTGGAATCGACATCGGCAGCCGTTGCTGCGAAGAAGCATCCGCCAGGGAAGACCCGATCGCGGGAGTAGGCCATCGCGCCACGCAGCAGGGCGACGAGACGCGGTAATCCGCGCGGTTCTTCGCGTGCCGGAGTGATGATCCGGTCGATGAAGATCTCCCTGGCCGCGGCGATCGTGGCGAGCTGAAGCGCCTCTTTGCTGCCGAACAGCGTGGCGATACTGCTCTTGCTGTGACCCGAGGATCCGGCCAGACGCCCGATCGTCAAGCCGTCGAGCCCCTCGACGGAGGCGAGGTCGGTCGCACTGGACAAGACGACGCGCCTCGTCGCGTCGCCGCGTGCGCGCCGCCCATCCTGAACGAGTTTCTCCGCCATACCCCTAGTGTACGCACGATCGTTCGTATACTCTACATACGATCGTACGTATTCATCGGCTCGGAAACCCATCAGCCCAGGAACGAGGAATCATGTCTGCATCAGTGACCGCTCTGCGTCACAGCATCCGTCTCTCCGCCGCGATCTCGACGACGATCGCGGCTCGACTCGCCCTCAGTGCGTTCTTCCGACCGGGTCCGAAGATTGCGGTGCACGAAAGGGATGCGGCGACCGATCTGGCCGGTCATCGTGAGTATCTGCGGATGCGAGGCCAGGACATCGCGACGTATCGATGGGGTACGGGACCGCGCACGGTGCTGCTGCTGCACGGATGGCAGGGGCGGGCCTCGCAGCTCGCACCGCTCGTCCGCGAACTGGTCTCGTCGGGGTACCGGGTGGTGTCGTTCGACGCGCCCGCGCACGGCGCCTCAGACGGTCGACGCGCCGACGTCACCGACTGGCTCGACGCGAGCGCCGAGCTCTCGCGCCGCTACGGCGGCTTCGAGGCCATCATCGGACACTGCTTCGGCGGTCTCGCCGGCCTGACCCTCGCGCGGGATGACGCGTCGATCCGATCGGTCGCGGTGATCGCCAGCGCGGCGAGCCCCACGGCCTTCCTGCAGGAGTTCAGCACGATGCTCGAACTCGACGACGCGACACGTTCGGAATTCGAGCGGCTCTTCTACGCACGGCTGGACGACACCCCCGCCACGGCGATCGCGCACTATGACGCCGTCGCTCGCCCACTTCCGCACGCGACGGAGCTCCTCGTCATCCACGATCGGGAAGATCGCCGGATGCCGGATGCCGGATCTCTTCGCCTTCACGACGGGCACCGCGGACGGTCACGGCTCATCCGTACATCCGGGCTCGGGCATGCCAGGCTGCTCTCGGACGACGCCGTGCTCGATGCGGTCGTCGCGATGACGAACGGCGGCGTGGATGCCGTCGATGGTCTGGAGGTATCGGCTCAGATCGGCAGCGCGAGGTAGAAGTCGAACACCGCGCCGTCGGCGTTCGGGCCCGCGACCTCCATCACCCACGGCCGGCCTTCGTCCCCGGTGACCGACCAGAGCACGGTCTCGCTCGCATCGGTGAGGAACGAGTCACGGATGCCGGAACCGTTGTCGTAGACGCTGTCCGAATGATCGGGCGAGCCGCGCTCTGCAGAAAGCGTCGCGAATGCGTCATCCGCCGCGACGTCGTCGTCGAAGGCCCAGATCGTGAAGGTCAAGTCGCCCGCGATCGATGCATAGTGTCCGACGACGGTCTCGGCTGCAGGAAGGCTCGCGGGGTCAGCGGTGGTCCACTGCCCTGCGAGGGTCCAGATGACGCCGTCCTGCCCGACGACCTCGTCACCGACGAGCGCAGTGACGTCAGTGCACACCGCAGCGCATCCGGCAGCGGCCGTGGGCGCTTCGGTGGTGAGTGTGGGTGCGGTCACGGTGGTCGTGTCGACTGCTTCGGATTCGTCCTGCGACGACGCGACGGTCGTCTCTTCGGGTGACGGCAGTGCCAGTGGCGCGTTGTTCGCGAGGTAGGCGATCAAGACGATGGCGCCGATCAGCAGAATCGTGAGTCCTGCGAAGATCGCGACCGTCCAGCCACGGTAGCTGTTGCCTTCCGTACCGCCAGCGGCCGGGCTGACGTAGTTCCGGCTCGCCTCATCGCGGGCCGTCGCGGCGCGCGATGCAGCGGCGCGCGACTCCGCCTTCTGCGCGGCGGTCGGCGGAACCACCTCCTGCTTGTGGGCCGATGCCGAGGTCCATGTGTCATCGGGCGCCCAGGGTGTGCGCTTGCGGAGCGCGGGCGCGTCGGTCGCGTCAGCCGCAGCATTCTCGGACGGCGCCGGCGGGATGACCGGGTCCGGGATGACAGGCTCCGCGCCAGGCGGCGGCGGCACCGCGCCGAACGTGGGCGGCGGCGGCACTTCGAAGTTCTCGATGGCCGCCTCAGCATCGGGGATCGCGACCGTCTCGGGCGCGGGGACGGCGAACGGCTCTACACCAGACGCGGAGGATGGTGCGGACGGGGCCGGTGGCACCGGAGGTTCACCACCGGACACGGGCGCATCAGTCGTGGCATCCTCGCCGGGATTTTGCGGGTTCTCCGTGTTTTCGCCGCTCACGCTCTCGATACTACGTGCGGACCCGACGATGTTCGCATGGTCAGCCGCCGAACGACCCCAGGTCGGTGTTGCCGACGTCGGTGCGGTGGAAGTTCTGGAACGAACGGGATGCCGTCGGTCCGCGCTGACCCTGGTAGCGGTTGCCGTAGGGGCCGGAGCCATAAGGGTTCTCGGCGGGAGAGGTCAGGCGGAAGAAGCAGAGCTGCCCGATCTTCATCCCCGGCCAGAGCTTGATCGGCAATGTCGCGACGTTCGCGAGCTCAAGGGTGACATGCCCCGTGAACCCGGGGTCGA
The DNA window shown above is from Microbacterium murale and carries:
- a CDS encoding MFS transporter gives rise to the protein MTTTASTPLASETHGDRIRYGALIVMMLLSFLLVTAEFLPNGILTEMADGLGITPGQAGQTVTVTALVGFIVAPTVGMVFPHLDRRTLLVWMALAAAVSNLVVAISPNLIIILLARFLLGAALSTFWAMSITVAMRIAGPERIGRAVMFTSAGTSLATVAGVPVGVLLSEIMDWRGVFALAGIATGLLAIALRALLPQVPAAQVSSFRLLIDTIRRPGVGLGLSGHVLVVLGHFLAYTYIRLALERMPDVDASTIVVLLALFGVGGLIGTITIGVIIDRSFRLFAVLGPAVIAVAVGATIVLSGSIVGVGIAVFVWGFFFASWLIVVNTWVGHRMPDRLEAGGSLVVVGFQGAIMVAAGVGGVLVDSIGVEPSYGLGAAALVAGAALFGLSNRTPAETHS
- a CDS encoding serine protein kinase RIO: MNDPFASFDASLSFDELPYTELSFADVEPGDGQRWSTWPAITPSERGPEPWPAWVVTSAGALDTELGILKTGKEADVFLIERAVPDDPAQRTLLAAKRYRSEEHRSFHRSTAYTEGRRVQNSRDARALAKKSTFGREVAAAEWSFAEFNALSRMWELGAPVPYPVQVSGTEVLMEFIGTEATAAPRLAQERGDRRALADYYAQIVDIMRIFAAAGFAHGDLSPYNLLVHEGRVRVIDLPQIVDIIANPQGLDLLHRDCVNVCDWFTRHRVACDAEGLFAELVASSYA
- a CDS encoding MFS transporter, whose product is MSASTPKAEDIERPARSRGVLAWALWDWGSAAFNAVVTTFVFSTFLASQLFVDPEIVAAAAGDAKDPTLVAALAGNASLVGWALAIAGVLIAVLAPVLGQRSDGTGRRKLWLGINTGIVVLAMAAMVFVVGAPEYLILGATLLAVGNIFFEFAGVNYNAMLVQVSTKENMGRVSGFGWGMGYVGGIVLLVILLVGFIGLVSSPGPLGITTDGGLHIRLAVLASAVWFGVFAIPVLLRVPEIPARERQNRVGFFRSYAILGGTIAKLWRGNRQVLMFLLASAVFRDGLAGVFTFGAIIAAQVFGFSSSQVLYFAVAANVVAGISTIIAGRLDDAFGPKRVIMTSLIGLVVAGTAVLFIGDAQVGFWIAGLILCMFVGPVQSASRSMLARITPEGREGEIFGLYATTGRAVSFLAPTLFALFVGLSGDTRLGILGIVLVLLVGLVLMIPVKAKQAVIE
- a CDS encoding MarR family winged helix-turn-helix transcriptional regulator, which codes for MSTDNPDPAEIIAQALSRLRGRRPHGPGRGGPHGMRGDFTGDHHGHGHGLGEHPPLGRRGIVPPPWAGGPGGRLGGPAWMRMLEALATASEPLSVSALGEAVGVDQPRASRLVQQGVQRGLVQREADPDDARRTRIALTDAGRKIARGMRGERREVLTKALESFTEEESRELARLLSKLADNWGS
- a CDS encoding MarR family winged helix-turn-helix transcriptional regulator — translated: MNTINTDETSRPFGFWLKAVDRLMAVEFANAFESEGITRREWRLLNVIDGTMPAGRPKSDRPLPAHKLTRLIELGWVTDAEGTWTLTDEGRTAKERLGSIVDGIRAKVTDAVPADDLATTTVTLEQLARAFGWDEETPLPRGRGRRGFGPFGFGGPREFGPDGFGPDGFGPDGFGPHGFGPHGFGPRRFGPHGFDTHGFRQRHFDHEGHGAPERDRHEHSQHGEHPFSHDADRGHRGGRQVHEGHGHRGHGRGRAHFAHFVQGSYERGFDAGFTRGRDAQ
- a CDS encoding TetR/AcrR family transcriptional regulator, producing MAEKLVQDGRRARGDATRRVVLSSATDLASVEGLDGLTIGRLAGSSGHSKSSIATLFGSKEALQLATIAAAREIFIDRIITPAREEPRGLPRLVALLRGAMAYSRDRVFPGGCFFAATAADVDSKPGAVSDAVRAASTDWYNYIEAQVRFAADAGELAIDEVGAEVLAFHLIALYEESNSRSLLMDDDRPYVLAAAAMTERLIAAGAARDLVVALEK
- a CDS encoding alpha/beta hydrolase family protein, translated to MSASVTALRHSIRLSAAISTTIAARLALSAFFRPGPKIAVHERDAATDLAGHREYLRMRGQDIATYRWGTGPRTVLLLHGWQGRASQLAPLVRELVSSGYRVVSFDAPAHGASDGRRADVTDWLDASAELSRRYGGFEAIIGHCFGGLAGLTLARDDASIRSVAVIASAASPTAFLQEFSTMLELDDATRSEFERLFYARLDDTPATAIAHYDAVARPLPHATELLVIHDREDRRMPDAGSLRLHDGHRGRSRLIRTSGLGHARLLSDDAVLDAVVAMTNGGVDAVDGLEVSAQIGSAR